The following are encoded in a window of Cyanobacteria bacterium QS_8_64_29 genomic DNA:
- a CDS encoding N-acetyl-gamma-glutamyl-phosphate reductase, with the protein MGERVSVGIVGASGYGGVQLIRLLSDRPEIEIAYLGGNSSVGRSFADIYPHLGHHIDRPIEAIEPERIAQRCQAVFLALPNGIACELAPQLLERGCWVLDLSADYRFWDLETYTATYNIERRDRATAAMAVYGLPELYRESIREARLVGCPGCYPTASLLALLPLLKQGLIVPESAIVDAKSGTSGAGRQAKTHLLLAEAGDSVGAYGVAGHRHTPEIEQVCSELAGYEVRVQFTPHLLPVPRGMLATTYATLRDPGLVGEDLVTIYRAFYRDAPSVAVLPVGTYPQTKWASATNLCYLGVEVDPRTDRAIAIAVIDNLLKGQAGQAVQCLNLMCGWDECKGLPQLAFYP; encoded by the coding sequence ATGGGCGAGCGCGTCTCAGTTGGGATCGTGGGCGCTTCTGGCTACGGCGGCGTCCAGCTTATCCGGCTGCTGAGCGATCGCCCCGAGATCGAGATTGCCTACCTGGGCGGCAACAGCAGCGTCGGGCGCTCGTTTGCCGACATCTATCCCCACCTGGGCCACCACATCGATCGGCCCATTGAAGCGATCGAGCCCGAGCGCATCGCCCAGCGCTGCCAGGCAGTCTTTTTGGCACTGCCCAACGGGATCGCCTGCGAGCTGGCCCCGCAACTGCTGGAGCGCGGGTGCTGGGTGCTGGATCTCTCGGCGGACTATCGCTTCTGGGACCTTGAGACCTACACCGCCACTTACAACATCGAGCGCCGCGATCGGGCCACGGCCGCCATGGCGGTGTATGGGCTGCCCGAGCTCTATCGCGAGTCCATCCGGGAGGCCCGGCTCGTGGGCTGTCCGGGCTGCTACCCCACCGCCAGCCTGCTGGCGCTGCTGCCGCTGCTCAAGCAAGGGCTGATCGTGCCCGAGAGCGCGATCGTTGATGCCAAATCCGGTACCTCCGGGGCTGGCCGGCAAGCCAAGACTCACCTGCTGCTGGCCGAAGCGGGGGACTCGGTAGGGGCCTACGGCGTTGCCGGCCACCGGCACACCCCCGAAATCGAGCAAGTGTGCAGCGAGCTGGCCGGCTACGAGGTGCGGGTTCAGTTCACGCCGCACTTGCTGCCCGTGCCGCGCGGCATGCTGGCAACCACCTACGCCACCCTGCGCGACCCAGGCTTGGTGGGCGAGGACCTGGTGACGATCTATCGGGCCTTCTACCGGGACGCGCCCAGCGTCGCGGTGCTGCCGGTGGGGACCTACCCCCAAACCAAATGGGCGAGCGCCACCAACCTGTGCTATTTGGGCGTCGAGGTGGATCCGCGCACCGATCGCGCCATTGCCATCGCCGTGATCGACAACCTGCTCAAAGGCCAGGCCGGCCAAGCCGTGCAGTGCCTCAACCTCATGTGCGGCTGGGACGAATGCAAGGGGCTACCGCAGCTGGCGTTCTACCCCTAG
- a CDS encoding bifunctional 3,4-dihydroxy-2-butanone-4-phosphate synthase/GTP cyclohydrolase II (bifunctional enzyme DHBP synthase/GTP cyclohydrolase II; functions in riboflavin synthesis; converts GTP to 2,5-diamino-6-hydroxy-4-(5-phosphoribosylamino)pyrimidine; converts ribulose 5-phopshate to 3,4-dihydroxy-2-butanone 4-phosphate; note this protein has an additional C-terminal tail of unknown function as compared to similar bifunctional enzymes), giving the protein MVAFDSIEAALDEIRNGRPVVVVDDENRENEGDLICAAQFATPQAINFMAVEARGLICLAMTGERLDALNLPLMVGEQTDSNQTAFTVSIDAAAHLGVTTGISADDRAKTIQVAINPYSQPADLARPGHVFPIRAHRGGVLKRAGHTEAAVDLARLAGLLPAGAICEIQNPDGSMARLPELVDYARRHGLKLVSIADLIGYRLRHDRFVYRETVCHFPSQFGDFQLYAFRNTLDGSEHIAIVKGDPAQFERQPVMVRMHSECLTGDALGSLRCDCRMQLQAALKTIENAGLGVVVYLRQEGRGIGLVNKLKAYSLQDMGLDTVEANERLGFPADLRDYGMGAQILNDLGIRQIRLITNNPRKIAGLKGYGLEIVDRVPLLVEATDYNATYLSTKAQKMGHMLLQTYLVSVAIDWRDRLDTPTERYERLEKLRHLAYAHNLVLQEETRPVAIAIFGEPALTVHLGFDQSQLADPGWYCDPEHPYVGAIASILDAIARWPQVQRLEFLVSSGDDPMKGLQVQLDRESLSFKQVPSELCNRLETQKIYSFSTPSGD; this is encoded by the coding sequence GTGGTCGCATTTGACAGCATTGAAGCCGCGCTGGATGAGATCCGCAACGGTCGCCCGGTGGTCGTCGTCGATGACGAAAACCGCGAAAACGAGGGCGATCTGATCTGCGCGGCCCAATTTGCAACGCCCCAAGCGATCAACTTCATGGCTGTCGAGGCCCGGGGGCTGATCTGCCTGGCCATGACGGGCGAGCGCTTGGATGCCCTCAACTTGCCGCTGATGGTGGGCGAGCAAACCGACAGCAACCAAACCGCCTTTACCGTCAGCATCGATGCAGCCGCTCACCTAGGCGTCACCACCGGCATCTCGGCCGACGATCGCGCCAAAACCATTCAAGTGGCGATCAACCCCTACTCGCAACCGGCGGATCTGGCCCGGCCGGGGCACGTCTTTCCCATCCGCGCCCACCGAGGCGGCGTGCTCAAGCGGGCCGGCCATACCGAAGCCGCCGTCGATTTGGCCCGGCTGGCCGGGCTGCTGCCGGCGGGCGCCATCTGCGAGATTCAAAACCCCGATGGCTCCATGGCGCGGCTGCCGGAGCTAGTGGACTACGCCCGCCGGCACGGCCTCAAGCTCGTCAGCATCGCCGATTTAATCGGCTATCGGCTGCGCCACGATCGCTTTGTCTACCGCGAAACGGTCTGCCACTTTCCCAGCCAGTTTGGCGACTTCCAGCTGTATGCGTTTCGCAACACCCTGGATGGCAGCGAGCACATTGCCATCGTCAAAGGCGATCCGGCCCAGTTCGAGCGGCAGCCGGTAATGGTGCGCATGCACTCGGAATGCCTGACCGGCGACGCGCTGGGCTCGTTGCGCTGCGACTGCCGCATGCAGCTGCAGGCTGCCCTCAAAACCATCGAGAATGCCGGGCTGGGGGTGGTGGTCTACCTGCGGCAAGAGGGGCGCGGCATTGGCCTGGTCAACAAGCTCAAGGCCTACTCGCTCCAGGACATGGGCCTGGATACGGTCGAGGCCAACGAGCGCTTGGGGTTCCCGGCGGATCTGCGCGACTACGGCATGGGGGCCCAAATCCTCAACGACCTGGGCATCCGCCAGATCCGGTTGATTACCAACAACCCGCGCAAGATCGCCGGTCTAAAAGGCTACGGGCTGGAAATTGTTGACCGGGTACCGCTGTTGGTGGAGGCCACCGACTACAACGCCACCTACCTGAGCACCAAGGCCCAAAAGATGGGCCACATGCTATTGCAGACCTATCTGGTCAGCGTGGCCATCGACTGGCGCGATCGCCTCGATACCCCCACCGAGCGCTACGAGCGCTTGGAGAAGCTGCGCCATCTAGCCTACGCCCACAATCTGGTATTGCAAGAAGAAACGCGGCCGGTGGCCATCGCCATTTTTGGCGAGCCCGCGCTCACGGTGCACCTGGGCTTCGACCAATCGCAGCTGGCCGATCCGGGGTGGTACTGCGATCCCGAGCATCCCTACGTGGGCGCTATTGCGAGCATTCTGGATGCGATCGCGCGCTGGCCCCAGGTGCAGCGGCTGGAGTTTTTGGTCTCGAGCGGCGACGACCCCATGAAGGGGCTGCAAGTGCAGCTCGATCGCGAGAGTTTGTCCTTTAAGCAGGTGCCCTCCGAGCTCTGCAACCGGCTGGAGACGCAAAAGATTTACAGCTTCAGCACCCCTAGTGGGGACTAA
- a CDS encoding phosphorylase kinase, with protein MPVVHNERLLDWLGTDYNAAGLQQLRAFLAHQGTLQFPSLPNGLFPAASVSSETAYTGYAHVWIRDNIHIAHAHHATGRTAVAARTLETLMAYWQKHRHRLDAIIAGRAHPQDPMARPQVRFDGRNLAELSQKWAHAQNDALGYFLWLYSTLAREGAITLSAEAAETLARFPPYLRAIQYWADQDSGHWEETPKIEASSIGTVLAGLKALQSLSDRGDCPQLDARELADLIARGEGALSEILPAECVQSHPSQYRRYDAALLFSIYPLQVVGTEMADRILEDVTTQLQGTYGIRRYRGDSYWCGDYKQKLAPEERTADFSDRIEARDALLAPGDEAQWCIFDPIVSTIYGRRYQAWGQPHDRERQIHYLNRALGQLTGPDSGFEALRCPELYHREGERYVPSDATPLLWTQGNLAVALEAMAQSVQEPE; from the coding sequence ATGCCCGTGGTCCACAACGAGCGGCTCCTGGACTGGCTGGGGACCGACTACAACGCCGCCGGCCTGCAGCAGCTGCGGGCCTTTTTGGCGCACCAGGGCACCCTGCAGTTCCCTAGCTTGCCCAACGGCCTGTTCCCGGCTGCCAGCGTCAGCAGCGAGACCGCCTACACCGGCTACGCCCACGTCTGGATCCGCGACAACATTCACATCGCCCACGCCCACCACGCCACCGGCCGTACGGCGGTCGCGGCCCGCACGCTCGAGACGCTGATGGCCTACTGGCAAAAGCACCGCCACCGGCTGGATGCCATCATTGCCGGCCGCGCCCATCCCCAGGACCCCATGGCCCGGCCCCAGGTGCGCTTTGACGGCCGCAACCTGGCCGAGCTGTCGCAAAAGTGGGCCCACGCCCAAAACGACGCGCTGGGCTATTTCCTGTGGCTCTACAGCACGCTGGCGCGCGAGGGGGCCATCACCCTTAGCGCCGAAGCGGCCGAGACGCTGGCGCGCTTCCCACCCTACTTGCGCGCCATCCAGTATTGGGCGGACCAAGACAGCGGCCACTGGGAAGAGACCCCCAAAATTGAGGCCTCCAGCATTGGGACGGTCCTGGCGGGGCTCAAGGCCCTGCAGTCCCTGAGCGATCGCGGCGATTGCCCGCAGCTGGATGCCCGCGAGCTCGCCGATCTAATTGCGCGCGGCGAGGGGGCCCTCAGCGAGATCCTGCCGGCGGAGTGCGTGCAGTCCCATCCCAGCCAGTACCGGCGCTACGATGCCGCGCTGCTGTTTTCGATCTATCCGCTGCAGGTGGTTGGGACCGAGATGGCCGATCGCATCCTCGAGGACGTCACCACCCAGCTGCAGGGGACCTACGGCATCCGCCGCTACCGCGGGGACTCCTACTGGTGCGGCGACTACAAGCAGAAACTGGCCCCCGAGGAGCGCACGGCCGATTTTAGCGATCGCATTGAGGCGCGCGATGCGCTGCTGGCGCCCGGGGACGAAGCGCAGTGGTGCATTTTCGATCCCATCGTCTCGACGATCTACGGCCGCCGCTATCAAGCCTGGGGCCAACCGCACGACCGGGAGCGCCAGATTCACTACCTCAACCGCGCGCTGGGCCAGCTCACCGGTCCCGACAGCGGCTTTGAAGCGCTCCGCTGCCCCGAGCTCTACCACCGCGAAGGCGAGCGCTACGTCCCCAGCGATGCCACGCCGCTGCTGTGGACCCAAGGCAATTTGGCCGTGGCGCTGGAAGCAATGGCGCAGAGCGTGCAGGAGCCCGAATGA
- a CDS encoding sodium:proton antiporter produces MSVEAATGETAIAQNLERFLAVLAVSLSVATLSQVVSWLRQVPYTLLLTVAGLGLAVLDVQLVSLSPELILEIFLPPLLFEAAWNIRWRNLRRNLVPVLLFAAAGTLVSVVGIGWALSAFTAFSLPVALLVGASLAAVDPVAVIALFRELGAGERLTVLMEGESLFNDGVAVVAFSLLVGIPLGTETFDWTVTATRFLTFAGLGVGIGCLVGFGIAYLTQRFDLPSVEQALTLVAAYGTYLLAEEAGGSGVIGVVVVGLILGNFGSRIGMNPRTRLLVSEFWEFLAFFVNSIVFLLIGDQIDIASLGDSLDFILLAITATLIARAAAIYGLGSLSDALAGTQLGWRVQTVLWWGGLRGSVSIALALSVPVALEARQSIIETVFGVVLFTLLVQGLSERWVLQRLGMTGDRATQQAYAQAVARRVALQRALDYLSQAEESPEIELASYQPEHETVRAKLQDVEAEIERLQQASPGLRSLDRERLRERLLDIEADTYAEFLQAGRLDCNLQPLLRDLLDEST; encoded by the coding sequence ATGAGCGTGGAAGCGGCCACCGGCGAGACCGCGATCGCGCAGAACCTGGAGCGCTTTCTGGCGGTGCTGGCGGTGTCGCTGAGCGTCGCTACCCTCTCGCAGGTGGTGAGTTGGCTGCGCCAAGTTCCCTACACGCTGCTGCTGACTGTAGCCGGGCTGGGACTGGCTGTGTTGGACGTGCAGCTGGTCAGCCTCTCGCCCGAGCTGATTCTGGAGATCTTTTTGCCGCCGCTGCTGTTTGAGGCGGCTTGGAACATCCGCTGGCGCAACCTGCGGCGCAACTTGGTGCCTGTCCTGCTGTTTGCCGCGGCCGGCACGCTGGTCTCAGTGGTGGGCATTGGCTGGGCCCTGAGCGCGTTCACGGCGTTCTCGCTGCCGGTGGCGCTGCTGGTAGGCGCCAGCTTGGCTGCCGTGGATCCGGTGGCGGTCATCGCGCTGTTTCGCGAGTTGGGTGCTGGCGAGCGGCTGACCGTGCTGATGGAGGGCGAGAGCCTGTTCAACGATGGCGTCGCCGTGGTGGCGTTTAGCCTGCTGGTGGGTATCCCGCTGGGCACCGAGACCTTCGACTGGACGGTGACGGCCACCCGATTTTTGACCTTTGCCGGACTGGGGGTAGGCATCGGCTGCCTGGTGGGCTTTGGCATTGCCTACCTCACCCAGCGCTTTGACCTGCCCTCAGTCGAGCAAGCGCTGACGCTGGTGGCGGCGTACGGCACCTACTTGCTGGCCGAGGAAGCAGGCGGCTCGGGGGTTATTGGCGTGGTCGTCGTGGGCCTGATCCTGGGCAATTTTGGATCCCGCATCGGCATGAATCCGCGCACGCGGTTGCTGGTAAGCGAGTTTTGGGAGTTTTTGGCCTTTTTTGTCAACTCCATTGTCTTTTTGCTCATTGGGGACCAAATCGACATTGCCAGCCTAGGCGACAGCCTCGACTTCATCCTGCTGGCGATCACTGCAACGCTCATAGCGCGGGCCGCAGCCATTTACGGCCTGGGCAGCCTCAGCGACGCGCTGGCTGGCACCCAACTGGGGTGGCGCGTGCAAACCGTGCTCTGGTGGGGCGGGCTGCGCGGCTCGGTCTCCATTGCCCTGGCGCTGAGCGTTCCGGTAGCGCTGGAGGCGCGCCAGAGCATTATCGAGACGGTGTTTGGGGTGGTGCTGTTTACGCTGCTGGTGCAGGGGTTGAGCGAGCGCTGGGTGCTGCAGAGGCTGGGCATGACCGGCGACCGGGCGACCCAGCAGGCCTACGCCCAAGCGGTGGCGCGCCGCGTGGCTCTGCAGCGCGCGCTGGATTACCTCTCGCAAGCCGAGGAATCGCCCGAGATCGAGCTGGCGTCCTATCAGCCCGAGCACGAGACGGTCCGCGCCAAGCTCCAGGACGTCGAAGCCGAGATCGAGCGCTTGCAGCAAGCCAGCCCCGGATTGCGATCGCTGGATCGCGAGCGCCTGCGCGAGCGGCTGCTGGACATTGAAGCCGATACCTACGCCGAGTTCCTACAAGCGGGACGCCTCGATTGCAACCTGCAACCGCTGCTGCGCGATCTGCTAGACGAGAGCACCTAG
- a CDS encoding quaternary ammonium compound-resistance protein SugE — translation MSWLVLFAAGLFEVAWAIGLKYSDGLSKLLPTVGTVSALIISMVLLAIALRDLPIGTAYAVWTGIGAVGTALLGIVLFNEPATSLRLFFIAAIIFGIVGLYSISTG, via the coding sequence ATGTCGTGGCTCGTGCTCTTTGCAGCTGGCCTATTCGAGGTTGCTTGGGCGATCGGCTTGAAGTATTCTGACGGCCTCTCAAAACTGCTCCCAACAGTAGGGACCGTCAGCGCACTCATCATCAGTATGGTGTTGCTAGCAATCGCACTCCGGGATCTACCGATTGGGACTGCTTATGCTGTCTGGACAGGAATCGGCGCCGTCGGAACCGCATTGCTCGGCATTGTTTTGTTCAACGAACCGGCAACTAGCCTTCGCCTCTTTTTTATCGCCGCGATCATCTTCGGCATTGTCGGTCTCTATAGCATCTCCACGGGGTAA
- a CDS encoding ATPase produces MSIARTICLGFLAAIAAGTLLLLLPFATDSSGWGDPLVALFTATSAVCVTGLIVVDTGSYFSGWGEAIVLLLMQIGGLGYMTSNTLLVLLVGRRFDLRQKFAIQETFDQPMLQGSRNLVGSIVVMTLAFEAVGFVLLLDLFAADYGWGRSAWLALFHSVSAWNNAGFSLFEDSLMAYRDSLQANAVFAAAIVLGGLGYQVIIELYGRAIDWWRRNPRRYLPSLNFKVVTSTTALLLVAGTLLLWLTDLHRLQAAGMLAAGFQSVTARTAGFNTIDIAQLSTAGLFATIALMFVGASPSGTGGGIKTTTLRILSACTRATLQGKREVTLYERRLPTVVIFKAVGVAFGSVAAILAGTILVSLTDPGFPFIQVLFEVTSAFATVGLSTGITGDLSIPGKLVLVCTMYVGRVGILVFVGAILAPPRRRALEYPEETLMVG; encoded by the coding sequence ATGAGCATTGCCCGTACCATTTGCCTGGGTTTCCTGGCGGCCATTGCGGCCGGCACGCTTTTGCTGCTGCTGCCGTTTGCCACTGACAGCAGCGGCTGGGGCGATCCGCTCGTGGCGCTGTTCACTGCCACTTCCGCGGTTTGCGTTACGGGGCTCATTGTGGTCGATACGGGCAGCTACTTTTCGGGCTGGGGCGAAGCCATCGTGCTGCTGCTAATGCAAATTGGCGGCCTGGGCTATATGACCAGCAACACGCTGCTCGTGCTGCTGGTGGGCCGCCGCTTCGACCTGCGCCAAAAATTTGCCATTCAGGAAACCTTCGATCAGCCCATGCTGCAGGGCAGCCGCAACTTGGTGGGCTCCATTGTGGTCATGACGTTGGCGTTTGAGGCTGTTGGGTTCGTGCTGCTGCTGGATTTGTTTGCTGCCGACTACGGCTGGGGCCGGAGCGCCTGGCTGGCACTGTTTCACAGCGTCAGCGCTTGGAACAATGCCGGGTTTAGCCTGTTTGAAGACAGCCTAATGGCCTATCGGGATTCGCTGCAGGCCAACGCCGTATTTGCAGCCGCGATTGTATTAGGTGGGTTGGGCTATCAGGTCATCATTGAGCTTTACGGGCGCGCGATCGACTGGTGGCGTCGCAACCCGAGGCGGTACCTGCCTTCGCTCAACTTCAAAGTCGTTACCAGTACCACGGCATTGCTGCTGGTAGCCGGCACCCTGTTGCTGTGGCTGACCGACCTGCACCGGCTGCAGGCAGCAGGGATGCTGGCAGCAGGATTTCAATCGGTGACGGCCCGCACGGCAGGATTCAACACCATCGACATCGCCCAGCTCTCCACGGCAGGGCTGTTCGCCACCATCGCGCTGATGTTTGTGGGGGCAAGCCCCAGCGGGACGGGGGGCGGCATCAAAACGACGACGTTGCGCATCCTCTCGGCTTGCACGCGCGCTACTTTGCAGGGCAAGCGCGAGGTCACGCTCTACGAGCGGCGCTTGCCCACAGTGGTGATTTTTAAGGCCGTTGGCGTCGCGTTCGGATCGGTGGCAGCCATCCTCGCCGGTACCATCTTGGTTTCGCTCACCGATCCGGGCTTTCCCTTCATTCAAGTGCTGTTCGAGGTGACCTCGGCATTCGCCACAGTCGGGCTCTCGACCGGCATTACGGGGGATCTCTCGATCCCGGGCAAGCTCGTGCTGGTTTGTACGATGTACGTAGGCCGGGTCGGCATTCTGGTGTTTGTGGGGGCAATCTTGGCGCCGCCGCGCCGGCGGGCTCTTGAATACCCGGAAGAGACGCTAATGGTAGGCTAG